From the genome of Leptospira koniambonensis:
CTAAATCGGAAAAATCTCTTTGGCGAATTGGCTCAATTGCAGGAACTCTAGACTGATTCAGGATCGGCTTGATATAGGTAAGATAATCTTCTTGAGCAGAAATTCTCTGTACGCCGTCGCTGATTCTCATATGGCTTAAACCTATCTAAAAGATCGGAAAAATCTCGGATCTACTTTAGAAAAAGAATCGGATCATCCGCTTGACTCTCCTGTAAATCCTTCCAAAATGATTTCCGTGGCCGATACCAAAGTTTCGAATTCCTACGATAATCTGATCGATTTTCTGCATAAGACCAAACCGAGCCTGGAGTCTTTGCCTCAGATCCTATTTGTAGTCTCTCAGGATTCTTACGAATTCGGCGTAGTCAGTGATCTTTACAAGGTCGCGTATAAAAAAAGTGCAGATCCTTATGAGATCGTAGTTTTCGTAGCGGAACCTGGAGATCTGGAGAATTTTCAGAATGAAGCCGGAAACCTGGATATGTTCGCGGCCCAGAAATTATTTATCATTAAATCAGGCGTTACATTCTTTAAACCTTGGTTAGGAAAAACAAAATCTAAAACTTCTCCCAAATCTTTTTCAATTCCAGATACGGTAAGAATTCTGATCCATTATGATCATTGGGACCTTCCAAAAGAATTGATCTCCATATTCGGAGACAAGGTTTCTCATTTTAAATCTTCTAAAATATTTCCTGATAAAAGAAAAGAGGCTTTCTTAAGAGCCTCCAAAGAAGTAGAAGTCAAATTAGACGAAGAAGCAGAAGAAGAATTTTTACTCAAAGTAAATCCAAGCGCAGGTGCTTACTTAAAAAATTTAGAAAAACTGAAATTATATCTAGGTAAAAAAAGTTTCAATCTTGCGGATCTAAAAGAAGTTTTATTCCAAAGTTCTGAGTTCAGCTCTTCTGAGATTGTAGATTATTTTTTCGAAAAGGATTATGGAAGATTTTCCAGAGAATTTTCCAAATTCAAAATAGGGAAGGACTCACTTCTTATTTTTCTTTCCTTAGTAAAAGACCATTTAGATAAATTAAGAATTTATAAAATTATTCTGAGAATGTATGATAAGGTTCTAAGTGAAAAAGAACAGTCTGATCTACTTGGAATTGGAGCTTATTCTCCAGCTAGAAAAAATCACACTTTCAAAAGGCTCAGGAAAGAAAGTTCTGCCTTTAACGATATGGAAATTAAAGAACTATATGAGTTTTTATTAGAAATGAACCAAAAGATCAAAACAGGTTCCGAAAAAGAAGAAACCGTTTATTATTTCTTCAGGAAGATGGAGGATTTTTTCCATCCTCGGAATCGAACAATTCGAACTCGGTAATCTTTCTATAAATCGTTCTTTCAGAAATCCCTAATATTCTCGCAGCCTTCTCTCTGTTCCCATTCACTAAGATCAAATTACGTCTGATAATTTCCCTTTCATAATCCCTGAGAGGAATTCCAGTACGAACAGTAAGATTATCGTTCTGTTTGTATCCTGTTTCGAATAATTCAGGTGGAAGATGTTTTGTATCCAAGGTCTTCACATTATGCATAGAGACCATTGCTTCCAAAAGATTTTTTAACTGATGAAGATTACCCGGATAATCATATTCTAATAGGAACTTTCCTAACTTCTCAGAAACTTTAATATTTTTGCGATTATATCTTTTACCAATCAGATCCAGAAAGAATCGAGTCAAAGGAGGAATATCTTCCTTCCTATCTCTTAACGTAGGAATTTTAACCTGAAGAGTTTGTATCTCAGTCATCAGAGATTCTTGTAATCTACCAGACTTGACTTTTTCGGAAAGATCAGGTTGATCAGAAAGTAAGTATCTATTCTTTCCTTTTTCATTCCGTATCTTTTGCAAAAGTTGCACTTGAAAACTAGGGTTCAGATTAGAGAAGGCTTCTAAGAAGATTGTTACTCCAGCTTTGCCATCTAACTTAGAAAAGATCTCCGAAGTTTCTTCATCGGATTCTGAAACAGAAAAATCGAAAACTTGGTATTGAGGAAACCTGTCTTTACAATAGGAATGAAACAGATAACCTAAATAACTTTTTCCGGTACCTGACTCTCCTAAAAACAAGATCGGTAAATCCGAAGATACCGCTTGTTTCATACGATCCAGAATTTTACGGGTAGAAGGGGATAATGCTATAAAATTAGATTCTTCCATGGCTCTGCTACGGTTGAGAAACTTCCAGGATCTCTCCCTTTACTAAACAATCGAATTTGAATTTTTCCGTATTTCTCAAATAATTCCGAGCAACGGAAGGATCACATTCCAAAATTTTAGCAGTAGAGAAAGTATATCGTTCTAACGAATCCGGTATTACTTCGACCCCCTCCGAAGAAAAAGAGGATGAAAGAAACGTAACCGCCCACACTCCTTTTTTTCCTTCTGAAAATCCGGTTATGTTTGGAACTCGGATCCAGAATGCCTTAGACCCTGATTTGACTAAAACCTTCGGAAAATTTCCGAAATATTCTGAATTTGAAGCTTCACTTACGGAAGAAGAAAATAAAGATGCAAAATTACTGCGGACAGGCTCAGAAGTAAGGATCTTCTCCTTCTTCACTTCTTCATAAATACTTCCTAAACTCCATGGATTTAAGAATTCTCCCAAGGAATACTTACCTGCAAACTCCACTTTTTCGAGAGAAGAGTCTTCCATTTTCATTTTTGGATCAGGAGAAGCTCCGGTGCTGTATAATTTTCCTTCTTTGAAGACCAGAGTTTTAGAATCTCTAGGAGTTACAATTTTCTGGAAATAGGAAACTTCTCTGAATTCTGCTCCCCTTTTTGCTGCTTCTTTATGTTCCCTACGCGCTTCCGGTCCAGCGTAAGAAGAATATAGAATGGAAACTTTTGCACCGATCTGATTCAAACCCTCAATCGCAGCACCATATCCGCTTATAGAATTAGAAGCCTTGGCATTAGTGAGAATGCTGATCATTCTTTCCTTCTTCTTTCCTGGAGAATCTTCTGAACTTAGAATCCTTCTTAATCGAAGGAGTGCATTTGTAAGATCCTGAGTACTTGATTTTCCTTCGGATTTAAAATCCTTCCATTGTTTGAGAAGTTCTGAACGGCTGGATTCAGGAAAAACTTTCGAGCCATTCTCGCTAAAAACAACTAAACGAAATTTTGTTTCGGGTTGCCAAGAGATTGCTTCTAATTGCGACATAAATTCTTTTCTTTCAGGCGCGTAAGAATGAGAAGAATCTAATACGATGATCTGTGACTTCGCAGCTCGGACAGGTTCTCTAGAATATTCTTTTATCTTTTTCTTTGGAACCAAAGGAAAGGAATCCTTGGTCAACTTCTCTAAAGTCTCGAATAGATCCTTTCTGCCTATGATAGAATATTCTTCCATTTTAGAAAGGTTACAATCATACACAGAGCGATCGATCCTGATCTTCTCCTCAATCGACAACTGGTCTCTAACTACATAATCCGGTTTAAGTCTAGAGCAAGTTTGTTTGAATTTTTCTCTAGAGACTTGGGGAATTAGAAAATCTTTTATTTCCGGATCTGAATTCGGAGAGAGTTGTTCTTTAATCTCAAGAGAATAGATCCGAGTCGCATAGAACTGACCTAATTTTGCCAACTCGTAAGGCTTTTCTCCTGTTCCTTCTAAAGACTGAGGAGCTTGTCCTTCCCAATTTCCAGGAACAAATACAACTGTCGTCGCTATTGCGTCGCTAGCCGCCAGAGTTAGCAGAACAAAAAGATAATTTCGGAAATTTTTTGACAATTGTGCGCTGCGAATAAATATTTTTTTACCAAAAAGTTGGCTGCTTTTAATTTTAAACGTATTCATTAAAAAATGGCTTGCGGAATCCGTTTAATGGATATATTCCTCAATTCCATCTGATCAAGGAGAAAATGATGATCAAGAAAGTAATCGTTATTGCGCTATCTGCTGCATTACTTACCTATTGTGGAGCGAATACCGCTCAAAAAGATGCTACTTCCGTTGGTGACGGAGGATGGTCTTTCGAAGGCTGGGGTGGACCACCTGAGCAAAGAAACGACGGTAAAACTCCAAGAGATACCAATCCTAAAGACTATTATTACATGAAGTTCGCTTCTCGCGCATCTGCTAAAGCTGTTGCGAAAAAAAGTCTCGCTATGATGCAGTCTACTTGCCGTGAAGCTTCTCGCTTACAAGGCGCTTCCGACGTTGTTAAAAAAATGGTCGGTGAGACTGTTGAATCCGCATCCGGAGTTTCCGAC
Proteins encoded in this window:
- a CDS encoding DNA polymerase III subunit delta; protein product: MISVADTKVSNSYDNLIDFLHKTKPSLESLPQILFVVSQDSYEFGVVSDLYKVAYKKSADPYEIVVFVAEPGDLENFQNEAGNLDMFAAQKLFIIKSGVTFFKPWLGKTKSKTSPKSFSIPDTVRILIHYDHWDLPKELISIFGDKVSHFKSSKIFPDKRKEAFLRASKEVEVKLDEEAEEEFLLKVNPSAGAYLKNLEKLKLYLGKKSFNLADLKEVLFQSSEFSSSEIVDYFFEKDYGRFSREFSKFKIGKDSLLIFLSLVKDHLDKLRIYKIILRMYDKVLSEKEQSDLLGIGAYSPARKNHTFKRLRKESSAFNDMEIKELYEFLLEMNQKIKTGSEKEETVYYFFRKMEDFFHPRNRTIRTR
- a CDS encoding helix-turn-helix domain-containing protein, yielding MEESNFIALSPSTRKILDRMKQAVSSDLPILFLGESGTGKSYLGYLFHSYCKDRFPQYQVFDFSVSESDEETSEIFSKLDGKAGVTIFLEAFSNLNPSFQVQLLQKIRNEKGKNRYLLSDQPDLSEKVKSGRLQESLMTEIQTLQVKIPTLRDRKEDIPPLTRFFLDLIGKRYNRKNIKVSEKLGKFLLEYDYPGNLHQLKNLLEAMVSMHNVKTLDTKHLPPELFETGYKQNDNLTVRTGIPLRDYEREIIRRNLILVNGNREKAARILGISERTIYRKITEFELFDSEDGKNPPSS
- a CDS encoding LIC10012 family protein, giving the protein MSKNFRNYLFVLLTLAASDAIATTVVFVPGNWEGQAPQSLEGTGEKPYELAKLGQFYATRIYSLEIKEQLSPNSDPEIKDFLIPQVSREKFKQTCSRLKPDYVVRDQLSIEEKIRIDRSVYDCNLSKMEEYSIIGRKDLFETLEKLTKDSFPLVPKKKIKEYSREPVRAAKSQIIVLDSSHSYAPERKEFMSQLEAISWQPETKFRLVVFSENGSKVFPESSRSELLKQWKDFKSEGKSSTQDLTNALLRLRRILSSEDSPGKKKERMISILTNAKASNSISGYGAAIEGLNQIGAKVSILYSSYAGPEARREHKEAAKRGAEFREVSYFQKIVTPRDSKTLVFKEGKLYSTGASPDPKMKMEDSSLEKVEFAGKYSLGEFLNPWSLGSIYEEVKKEKILTSEPVRSNFASLFSSSVSEASNSEYFGNFPKVLVKSGSKAFWIRVPNITGFSEGKKGVWAVTFLSSSFSSEGVEVIPDSLERYTFSTAKILECDPSVARNYLRNTEKFKFDCLVKGEILEVSQP
- a CDS encoding lipoprotein LipL21 — its product is MIKKVIVIALSAALLTYCGANTAQKDATSVGDGGWSFEGWGGPPEQRNDGKTPRDTNPKDYYYMKFASRASAKAVAKKSLAMMQSTCREASRLQGASDVVKKMVGETVESASGVSDGEATASVIVGTSAGIVKGVGVYECKATGPGSDPSDVSKDNWEECQCVIYAKFPGGRDALVAKAQEIGK